A genomic stretch from Gemmatimonadaceae bacterium includes:
- a CDS encoding 23S rRNA (pseudouridine(1915)-N(3))-methyltransferase RlmH: MKFRIVAVGKPRDRALAAAITEYETRAGRYWPLEAVEVRDENGRDSALVRAREGTRLLEQVGGARLVICDEHGEGYDSAAFAAWLQAAREAARDVAFVIGGAFGLDDSVRRVAERRLALAPWTLPHELARVVLAEQLYRAGTIVRREPYHKA, from the coding sequence GTGAAGTTCCGCATCGTCGCCGTTGGCAAGCCGCGCGATCGCGCTCTCGCGGCCGCGATCACGGAGTACGAGACCCGGGCGGGGCGATACTGGCCGCTGGAGGCCGTCGAGGTGCGCGACGAGAACGGCCGCGACAGCGCGCTCGTCCGGGCCAGGGAGGGCACGCGCCTGCTGGAGCAGGTCGGTGGCGCTCGCCTCGTGATCTGTGATGAACACGGCGAAGGGTACGATTCGGCGGCGTTCGCGGCATGGTTGCAGGCCGCTCGCGAAGCCGCCCGGGACGTGGCGTTCGTCATCGGCGGCGCCTTCGGCCTGGACGACAGTGTTCGACGGGTGGCAGAGCGCCGGCTGGCGCTTGCCCCGTGGACGCTTCCTCACGAGCTTGCCCGGGTCGTCCTGGCGGAGCAGCTCTACCGCGCGGGCACCATTGTTAGGCGCGAACCATACCACAAGGCATGA